In Rhodospirillales bacterium, one genomic interval encodes:
- a CDS encoding nucleotidyltransferase family protein: MNAQLSVAKSELADFCQAHGIRRLAIFGSALRADFGPESDIDVLVEFAPGRAPGLLGVAGMEIELSPLFGGRKVDLRTPEDLSRYFRQEVLDTAEVQYAQG, from the coding sequence GTGAATGCACAACTGTCCGTCGCCAAGTCCGAACTGGCCGATTTCTGCCAAGCGCACGGCATCCGGCGTCTGGCAATTTTCGGCTCGGCGTTACGGGCCGACTTCGGCCCCGAAAGCGATATAGACGTGCTGGTCGAGTTTGCGCCTGGTCGCGCACCCGGCCTGTTGGGCGTGGCCGGAATGGAGATCGAGTTGTCGCCTCTGTTCGGCGGCCGCAAGGTGGACCTGCGTACCCCGGAGGATCTGAGCCGATATTTCCGTCAGGAAGTCCTCGACACGGCGGAAGTCCAGTATGCGCAAGGATGA
- a CDS encoding nucleotide-binding protein: MSKTRAIERLEELVNEASDLDPHDHRSQEFKKWTESVNSAFVYIFGEDSRQFSRLPGSHAITPSGIRNHLNDMVSVVESNLEDVKCFWEEEEPTVRPIDRNDCSTLNFDRREEKRKSNRVFVIHGHDEAVRETVARFLEKLGLEPVILHEQANKGRTIIEKFEDHADVAFAVVLLTPDDMGGLKDRQTELKPRARQNVILELGFFLGKLDRQQVCPLVKDDVETPSDYDGVVYTRLDDAGAWKMKLVQELKAAGFDVDANKVIQT; the protein is encoded by the coding sequence GTGAGCAAGACACGGGCTATCGAGCGGTTAGAAGAGCTGGTGAACGAGGCTTCAGACCTGGATCCTCATGATCATCGCTCTCAAGAATTCAAGAAATGGACTGAGAGTGTCAATAGTGCATTTGTTTATATTTTTGGTGAAGATAGTCGTCAGTTCTCCCGACTCCCAGGCAGCCACGCAATAACTCCGAGTGGAATTAGGAACCATCTTAATGATATGGTTTCCGTGGTTGAATCAAATCTGGAAGATGTCAAGTGTTTTTGGGAAGAGGAAGAACCGACAGTACGCCCCATAGACCGGAATGATTGTTCGACACTTAACTTCGACCGTCGTGAAGAGAAGCGAAAGAGCAACAGAGTTTTCGTTATTCACGGACACGACGAAGCCGTTCGGGAAACGGTTGCGAGATTCCTGGAAAAGCTGGGACTCGAACCAGTCATCTTGCACGAACAAGCGAACAAGGGTCGCACGATCATCGAGAAGTTCGAAGATCATGCGGATGTTGCATTCGCGGTGGTGCTACTGACCCCGGACGATATGGGTGGCCTCAAAGACAGGCAAACTGAACTTAAACCCCGCGCAAGGCAAAATGTCATTCTTGAACTGGGCTTCTTCCTCGGAAAGCTCGACCGGCAGCAGGTCTGCCCCCTTGTCAAAGATGATGTGGAAACGCCTTCGGACTACGACGGAGTCGTCTATACCAGGCTGGACGATGCGGGTGCCTGGAAGATGAAACTCGTTCAGGAATTGAAGGCCGCCGGCTTTGATGTTGACGCCAACAAGGTGATTCAGACGTGA